From one Calypte anna isolate BGI_N300 chromosome 11, bCalAnn1_v1.p, whole genome shotgun sequence genomic stretch:
- the GINS2 gene encoding DNA replication complex GINS protein PSF2, giving the protein MEPAEAEFLAEKELVTIVPNFSLDRIHLIGGDLGPFNPGLPVEVPLWLAISLKQRQKCRVIPPEWMDVEKLEEIRDQERKEATFTPMPSPYYMELTKLLLNYASDNIPQADEIRTLVKETWDTRLAKLRLSADSFVRQQEAHAKLDNLTLMEINTTGTFLTQALDHMYKLRTNLQPGQSSHSQEF; this is encoded by the exons ATGGAGCCGGCAGAGGCGGAGTTCCTGGCCGAGAAGGAGCTGGTGACGATCGTGCCCAACTTCAGCCTGGACCGCATCCACCTCATCGGG GGGGATTTGGGTCCCTTCAATCCCGGTTTGCCCGTGGAGGTGCCCCTCTGGCTGGCCATCAGCctgaagcagaggcagaagtgTCGGGTGATCCCTCCGGAATGGATGGATGTGG aaaaactggaGGAAATCCGAGaccaggagaggaaagaagcCACCTTCACCCCCATGCCCAGCCCCTATTACATGGAGCTCACAAAGCTGCTCTTAAACTA TGCCTCAGACAACATTCCCCAGGCCGATGAGATCCGCACCCTGGTGAAGGAGACGTGGGACACGCGGCTGGCCAAGCTGCGGCTCTCTGCAGACAGCTTCGTGAGGCAGCAGGAGGCACACGCCAAG tTGGATAACTTGACCCTGATGGAGATCAACACAACGGGGACGTTCCTCACCCAGGCCCTGGACCACATGTACAAACTCCGTACCAACCTCCAGCCTGGGCAGAGCTCCCACTCCCAGGAGTTCTGA